From the Quercus lobata isolate SW786 chromosome 6, ValleyOak3.0 Primary Assembly, whole genome shotgun sequence genome, one window contains:
- the LOC115995486 gene encoding cell wall / vacuolar inhibitor of fructosidase 1-like, producing MKNSISPTSIFLMLLLLLHVPLIQCSIFPLDDESGNLIEHTCKKTSHYDLCLSSLQSNPQSATADVKGLAQIMADILLANVTDTLNYIEGLIKQSPEPELERSLTYCAELYIPVVKYTLPQAIDALSKGHYRFANYGISDAAKEADTCEKKFSGSIQSPLTDWNNLVDGLSDVAVDIVNILLKG from the coding sequence atgaagaattcaATCTCTCCAACCTCTATCTTTCttatgcttcttcttcttcttcatgtaCCATTAATTCAATGCTCCATCTTTCCATTGGATGATGAAAGTGGCAATTTGATAGAACACACATGCAAGAAAACATCCCATTATGACCTTTGCCTCTCATCTTTGCAATCAAACCCTCAAAGCGCCACTGCAGATGTCAAAGGCCTAGCCCAGATAATGGCTGATATTCTATTGGCAAATGTAACTGATACACTGAATTACATAGAGGGCCTGATTAAGCAATCCCCAGAACCAGAGCTAGAGAGATCTTTGACTTATTGTGCAGAATTATACATCCCTGTGGTGAAGTACACTCTCCCACAAGCTATAGATGCTCTGAGTAAAGGTCATTACAGGTTTGCCAACTATGGTATATCAGATGCTGCAAAGGAAGCAGATACATGTGAAAAGAAATTCTCAGGCTCAATCCAGTCACCACTGACTGATTGGAACAATCTTGTGGATGGCCTCTCTGATGTGGCTGTAGACATTGTCAATATATTGCTGAAGGGTTAG
- the LOC115995485 gene encoding uncharacterized protein LOC115995485, with protein sequence MDHTIPREKDFEVDLESGVTISEENSSKVPVSGAVKQAKTLLGKICSRFVDGSINSEDTDSLCGNVLISDGVSPENVKVVNNKVLEGEQPKDYVEKTPMREKRKKTSNKKAPKPPRPPRGPSLDAADQKLIREISELAMLKRARIERMKALKKMKASKSQSSNSSGIFAMVLTVLFCLVVIFQGMSSKTSSPVSFQGSPVSARATEGGLISVQYYAFPSASEPDGPGSGSPNLVEQIAGSDLSEKLTRVVG encoded by the exons ATGGATCATACGATTCCAAGAGAGAAAGATTTTGAAGTTGATCTCGAAAGTGGGGTAACAATTAGTGAAGAAAATTCAAGCAAAGTCCCTGTTTCGGGTGCTGTAAAGCAGGCAAAGACATTGCTAGGGAAGATTTGCAGCAGGTTTGTTGATGGTTCAATCAATAGCGAAGATACAGATAGCTTGTGTGGCAACGTGTTAATTTCTGATGGAGTTTCTCCTGAGAATGTTAAGGTGGTTAACAACAAGGTATTGGAGGGGGAACAGCCCAAAgattatgtggagaagacaccGATGAGGGAGAAACGTAAAAAGACAAGCAATAAAAAGGCTCCAAAACCTCCGAGACCTCCGAGAGGTCCATCATTGGATGCAGCTGACCAAAAGCTTATTAGGGAGATCTCTGAACTTGCCATGTTGAAGCGTGCTAGGATTGAGCGGATGAAAGccttgaagaagatgaaagcttCTAAGTCACAATCTTCAAATAGCAGCGGCATATTTGCCATGGTGTTGACTGTTCTCTTCTGTCTTGTGGTAATCTTTCAAG GAATGTCATCTAAAACGAGTTCACCAGTAAGCTTCCAGGGTTCTCCTGTGTCAGCAAGAGCAACAGAGGGTGGTTTGATTTCAGTTCAGTACTATGCATTTCCATCTGCAAGTGAGCCTGATGGACCTGGTTCTGGGTCTCCTAA TTTAGTAGAGCAGATTGCTGGATCAGATCTGTCGGAAAAGTTGACAAGAGTTGTGGGATGA